One genomic segment of Clostridium estertheticum subsp. estertheticum includes these proteins:
- a CDS encoding sugar ABC transporter ATP-binding protein: MEDNNVVLKMENICKTFPGVNALSSVNFQLAKGEIHTLMGENGAGKSTLIKVLTGVYKIDKGKIILNGKEIFISSTRDAQEHGISTVYQEVNLCFNLTVAENIYIGREPMKNKSINWNEMNKNATKLLEDRLNLKIDVKKTLSTYSVAIQQMVAIARAVDISRGILILDEPTSSLDANEAKQLFVVMKKLKSEGMSILFVTHFLDQVYEISDRITVLRNGEFVGTYEAKNLTRIDLISKMIGKDIGEVEKLNNTFKNTTRKLSGEKLIETHQFGKKGTIEPFDIDIRKGEVLGLAGLLGSGRSEIARLIFGIDKSDHGTIEIKKKKYSYIYPKKAILDGFGFCPEDRKVEGIVGQLTIRENIILAIQSRRGIIKYLSIKKQQEIAKKYIDLLSIKTPSMEQRIDNLSGGNQQKVILARWLATDPQLLILDEPTRGIDVGAKYEIEKLIAKLASEGVTILFISSELQEIVRSCDRVLVLRDRKIIKELIGEDIQEKNIMQAIAGRG, translated from the coding sequence ATGGAAGATAACAATGTAGTTTTGAAAATGGAAAATATATGTAAGACATTTCCTGGTGTAAACGCTTTATCATCTGTAAATTTTCAGCTTGCAAAGGGTGAAATCCATACTCTTATGGGAGAAAATGGAGCAGGAAAGTCAACACTAATAAAAGTACTTACTGGTGTGTATAAAATAGATAAAGGAAAAATAATATTAAATGGAAAAGAAATTTTTATTTCTTCTACTAGAGATGCACAAGAACATGGCATAAGTACAGTGTATCAAGAAGTTAATTTGTGTTTCAATCTTACTGTAGCTGAAAATATTTATATTGGCCGTGAACCTATGAAGAATAAGAGTATTAATTGGAATGAGATGAATAAAAATGCTACAAAACTATTAGAGGATAGATTGAATTTAAAAATTGATGTCAAAAAAACATTATCTACTTATTCTGTTGCTATACAACAAATGGTTGCAATTGCACGTGCGGTGGATATTTCAAGGGGTATATTAATATTAGATGAACCAACATCAAGTTTAGATGCAAATGAAGCAAAACAATTGTTTGTTGTAATGAAAAAATTGAAATCAGAAGGAATGTCAATCTTATTTGTAACTCATTTCCTAGATCAAGTTTATGAAATCTCAGATAGAATTACGGTACTTCGAAATGGAGAATTTGTTGGAACTTATGAGGCTAAAAATCTTACTCGTATTGATTTGATTTCTAAGATGATTGGAAAAGATATTGGTGAAGTAGAAAAGCTAAATAACACTTTTAAAAATACTACTAGAAAACTTAGTGGAGAGAAATTAATCGAAACACATCAATTTGGGAAAAAGGGTACAATTGAACCCTTTGATATAGATATTAGAAAAGGAGAAGTGCTTGGACTAGCTGGTCTTTTAGGATCAGGGAGAAGCGAAATTGCAAGGCTGATTTTTGGTATAGATAAATCAGATCATGGTACCATTGAGATTAAAAAAAAGAAATACTCTTATATTTATCCTAAAAAAGCAATTTTAGATGGTTTTGGTTTCTGTCCTGAAGATAGAAAGGTAGAAGGTATTGTTGGACAATTAACTATTAGGGAAAACATAATACTAGCTATTCAGTCTAGACGTGGGATAATTAAATATTTGTCAATTAAAAAGCAACAGGAAATAGCTAAAAAGTATATAGATTTATTGTCTATTAAAACACCTAGTATGGAACAAAGAATTGATAATTTAAGTGGTGGAAATCAGCAAAAAGTAATATTAGCAAGGTGGCTTGCTACAGATCCCCAGCTTTTGATTTTGGATGAACCTACAAGAGGCATAGATGTAGGTGCAAAATATGAAATTGAAAAACTTATTGCTAAGCTCGCGAGTGAGGGGGTAACTATTTTATTTATTTCCTCAGAACTTCAGGAAATAGTAAGAAGTTGTGATAGAGTGCTTGTGCTCAGAGATAGAAAAATCATTAAAGAACTAATTGGGGAAGATATACAAGAAAAGAATATTATGCAAGCAATTGCAGGGAGAGGGTAA
- a CDS encoding ABC transporter substrate-binding protein, which yields MKNKKIIAFLSAAILVTTMFAGCGTKATTDGAKATPTATDTSKKKVIGFAQVGAESGWRTAETASIKTIPTLDPTFELKFSDGQQKQENQIKAIRSFIAQKVDIIALDPVVENGWDTVLKEAKDAKIPVIIVDRGVKVSDQSLYAGFLGSDMEAEGKKVAKILVDKFGKAAKLNIAEIQGTVGSSAMVGRQKGFKEGIADCPNYKIVKSQTGDFTRAKGKEVMEAFMKSDGNNINVLFSHNDDMAIGAIQAIEEAGKKPGKDIYVVAVDGIKEYFQFMVDGKANATVECNPLLGPQLLDTAKLILAGKPIDRWVKSKEGVFTAAQATAELPNRKY from the coding sequence ATGAAAAACAAAAAGATTATTGCATTTTTATCTGCAGCTATTCTAGTGACTACAATGTTTGCTGGATGTGGTACGAAGGCTACAACTGATGGGGCTAAAGCGACGCCAACTGCAACTGATACTTCGAAGAAAAAAGTTATTGGATTTGCTCAGGTTGGTGCGGAAAGTGGCTGGAGAACAGCAGAAACTGCTTCAATAAAAACGATTCCAACTTTAGATCCAACATTTGAATTAAAATTCTCAGATGGGCAACAAAAACAAGAAAATCAAATAAAAGCTATTAGATCTTTTATAGCACAAAAAGTTGATATTATTGCTTTAGATCCAGTTGTTGAAAATGGTTGGGACACAGTATTAAAAGAAGCAAAAGATGCAAAGATACCAGTAATTATAGTAGATAGAGGTGTAAAGGTTTCAGATCAATCTCTATATGCTGGATTCTTAGGATCAGACATGGAAGCAGAAGGAAAAAAAGTGGCAAAAATATTAGTAGACAAGTTTGGGAAAGCAGCAAAATTAAATATAGCTGAAATCCAAGGAACTGTTGGATCAAGTGCTATGGTTGGACGTCAAAAAGGGTTTAAGGAAGGTATTGCAGATTGCCCGAATTATAAGATCGTAAAATCACAAACTGGTGATTTCACACGTGCAAAGGGTAAAGAAGTTATGGAAGCTTTCATGAAATCAGATGGAAATAACATCAATGTTCTATTTTCACATAATGATGATATGGCTATAGGAGCAATTCAGGCCATTGAAGAAGCTGGAAAGAAACCTGGAAAAGACATATATGTAGTAGCAGTAGATGGTATTAAAGAATACTTCCAATTTATGGTTGATGGAAAAGCAAATGCAACTGTTGAGTGTAATCCGCTACTTGGACCACAATTATTAGATACTGCAAAATTAATTTTAGCAGGTAAACCAATAGATAGATGGGTTAAATCAAAAGAAGGTGTATTCACCGCAGCTCAAGCTACCGCAGAGTTACCAAACAGAAAATATTAA